tatgatagaattcttatatttttattataattattagtatttgtgTGAGtaaatttctattataaatattaagtaGTATTTGTGTGAGTAAAATCTGAATGAGAGTGCCCCTGTATCCACAATGCCGCACGTGGCGATCACGAATACGTGCGTAGATATTGCCAGTTGTAAGAATGAAGACAAGGCCGTTGGTCAAGTTCAGCGTATCACGCTGTAAGCGATAAAAGAGTCTCGAATGGTGGGCTGCCACATCATCGGGGGGGCACTGATTCTGCAGGAGCAGCAGATCACGGGCAGTTTCCAGTGGGCGAAGATATTTGTTTGGAGAACGTTGTATGCTGTCTAAATTTGGTAATCTTTGGTGATGGAATAAACTAGATATACGTTTCCGTGGGCGGCGAAGCACGTGGTTTGGTGTGTTTCAGTTTTCCCTGCACCATTTTCTGTGTGCTTCTTCCGgtgttttcattattttttttattactcctactaaATGAACAGGGAGTATTTAAAGACAATAGTATAGTATTTTACTATTGGATctgaatttaaaataatttgatatcaGAGAATTAAATGTACTGTTTTGCTTCATATACTTTATGGAAAAATGTTCTATTGGAATACAtacttttatccaaaaatataatcttaataatgaaatatacttcctctgtccacaaaataatattcacaATTGGCATTTTTGGTCGTCAAAATAGTATTCACTTTTGTCATTTGATGTCCACAAAATAATGTcgacatttacttttttttatgaatggatTTCCACTATCTCattattacactcacattctatcataaactaatatataaagtgagATCCACGTTTCattactttttcaacccattttccttaacatttcttaaatcttgcaCCAAATCAAAATGAGACTTTAAATCGTGGATAAGAgagtacgagttttaatgcaaaacttataaaataaattagagataaaaaataaggaattaatttaatattgtagAAAATGTAACTCAAGTcattacaaataaatttaccacaaataaatatagacTAATTTGGATGAAtgatctaaaatgaaaacataactatttttcgtggacgatAGTATTACGTGGAGTATCTTCTAgttccatatttatataagtgCAAATTACCGAAAACCTCGAGTTTGGTCAAATTATGGTTTATCCCgcaattttccaaaaaatataatgtactCCGTTAATATTTGTTCTTAATTATtagtagtttttatttattctttattaaaattgtatatgatataacaatataaaaaatcatggagtatatgaaaatgtcaatattaataaaaaggttttgaattaaaaattatgaatattatgTAGATACAATTGATGTAATAGGTTATTCATTATTCATATTAAATATTACCGATTTGGTAGGTGGAATATTAAATACCGATAATATCGAACAGGCGTTGgttgtaagttgtaacaaAATGCCACacatactataaataattacGTTACATaagtaatagtactattagtaTTATTGAATAGAGGTGTCACCTTCACTTCACTATTACATGGTAGGCTGTACCTAAACAATAATATCGTCACAATAATAAACGGCATGCAGTTTTTAGCCTTTTTTGCTGTTCACGCTCGCGTAGTTGAGTCCTATCTAagtaatcaataatttttattttgtatgtcgTACGATCATATTTATTCTCAATTGGCACTTGGGTTACTGTCTCATTAAAACTCCATAACTCTACTGCAAATCGACAAATGTTGAATTTTGGGCAGTTGGCagagatttattttttggagtCCGAATTTAATTCAACATTTTTGCAATTCTTTTTATTCACCATCCTTTTGGGATTGTTAAAGTTTAATAAAGCCAAAATTATTCTGTATTCAGGCTTTTCATGGAGGAGGATTGGAATGAAGCCAAGAATACAGGCATGTGATGACCGCCATGGCCTGACACGTGTTGTGTTGTTCAAAACTTTTCCATGACCTAATACTAATAGCACTTTTTTTAGTTGTATTGACgtattttaaaacaataaaaaaaaataataggagtatttccCGTTAATAATTTACGAGAGACATGTCTCGTGATTGACgtattttaaaacaataaaaaaaataataggagCACTTTTTTTGCTTAGTAGGAATCCTTGGAAATTATAGgaaatttgttttcttcatttgtgACTTGTGAGAGAGCTACAAAgacaaaaatgtcaaaaaaaaaataaaatttgagtttattttACTGTTTCACAGGCAATTAATTGTAAAGACAAGTACTATTCAATGAAATGCAACTGACAGCAATGAAATGGCCCAATGGCTTCTCCTGTCACAACATGAATCTATTTATGCCCCACTGGTTGGGGATTTTCCATAATCACAATAACACTTgtaatattgattattaaagggttaaatcaaattttatttagttgtagGAATTTAATACTGTATGTGATTCCAAATACAGCCCCTCCATACAAATGATATTACAACTGCTTTCATTTTCTAGAGATGGTTGAGTCCTTTGATTGTTGGGCCTATTGTTTTTTTGCATCTCTTCGTTACTTGTACGGGCCTGATGACTACTGGGCCCAATCCCAATTTTCAATATCTCTCTGAACTCCCTTGAggtataaattttattgataagtGATAACATTAATTTACCATGCTAATTAAGTACTTATTCACTCAATATATTATAGCGTACATACGAATagttaaattttcaattctgctaattttttatatggtCGTCAAATTTACTACgaattactcctattatattTATGCCTAATTAAAGTCAATTAGTTAATTTTACTGATCTCCAATTTCAAGAATGATATTGGAGGTTGCAACCCCTTTTTGACCGCCTTCAAAATCCAAGAGAAAGAACCAAAATTTATACATGGAACTAAGTAAAAATTGGCCAAAAAAAACTTGGCTACAAAAGTAAGGGTCCTTTGCTGGAAAAGTGTCGGCCACAAAATATATCCAGACAAGGCACATTCCTCATTTCCTTCCCTAACTAATTATACATAAACTACTATTTAAAACTTaacatatttttctaattaagtCACAAGACTAGTACTAACTTGATGAATgcttaaaaattaatactcgTACTACTAACAAGGTAGCAAACTCCATGTTTTATGGGATGAGCGGAATTTGCTTGTTGTGTATTGGACGTCGTCTTCTAACCCAAGAATAATCCATTGTGAAATATTCTGATTTGTTGGGGCTCTCTACCCATTCTCTCCATGTCCCTCTTTTTGTCGTCATcacttcttcttccttcccaATCCTTTTCTTGCCTGTAAAAGATCGCGTAGTAAATCATAGTATCAGAAATAGTATAATGATCATACAGATTATGTCATGAAACAGTTTTATGTTGACTCAAAAGATACTCCTAGATTGCATGTGCCAGTTTGAGTTCAAAACTACTTTATCTCCTCTTGCCTTTTCAAAAGTAGTAACTGAAAATTAACCTACCTGCCGAACCTTCCAACAACCTTTTCCGCAGCATTATTCCATTGTAAGCTGAACTCTCCACCTTTGATCAAACCAAAATATTGTCATTAACTAgtacattcacacacacacatgaaaattaaatgaacatACATTTGCCACTTCTAGGAGTTTGAGTTTTCTTGGTAGTGATACCAGAAGTTTCTGCTGACCTACAACAATTGAAGATATGAAGTCATGAGATAATGCTTGACATAAtaatgtaagagagaaaagggaatCACATAATAGGAAGACTATTAGTACCATACTGCTGCAAAGATTCTTGCACATTCACATTATCAGAATATGCCACCAAAAATGTGACAGCTAGGCAGAATGCAGTAGTACCAAGTTTCTTTGACAGTTCCATGCCAAGATTTCTCAAACTAGATTTATCACTCTCTCTTTTAAATTTGCTTTGTGAAGCTTTTGATTTATACACTGGAATAGAAGACACGGAGTATAAAAAGGAGATCGATGCCACAACTAGAGAAGGACATACACAAAGCACAAAAATCAGAATTCCAAAATATGTAGAGAGATAAACCTATATTTTATAGATACTCCACTTTTTAGGGAACTTCACACAATTTGGgatgaattttctttttcttttcttatttgttttgacACCTACTATGTTAGGACCACAAGGCTACCGCATTCCGACAAATCAGCCACTTTAATATGTGAAGCAACTTCAAATGCTtaagttagtttttttattgccTAAAGAATGTTTCTTTAATGTCTCTTTCAAAATCTGAATGTTGTTCAGATTCTGTTGCTGACAAGAAAGAATATACTACTGTATTAGATTTAATCAGTTTGATCAAACTTCTTATTTTTGTCagtaattatatatagttcTCTCTGATTCTCCTAAAGCCTATATATGTCGTTGGCTAGGATGACCTTTAGTAAATTAGTTAAAAGAATACTAGTGTTTATTCAAGATGGAGATCCTGAAAAGGAACTTGTGTTCTTTTACATACTAGTAAAATACtttagatatataaataatgcATGTGACATATTACACAACAAGGCTAGAGAAATTGCTactaaaaaaacaacaaataaattaagatttagCAATTGTATGTCTGCACCTAACATCCTAACATGCACTAGTTAGAATGTACAACAGAGAAGGCCTG
The genomic region above belongs to Salvia hispanica cultivar TCC Black 2014 chromosome 3, UniMelb_Shisp_WGS_1.0, whole genome shotgun sequence and contains:
- the LOC125210022 gene encoding protein GOLVEN 6-like is translated as MELSKKLGTTAFCLAVTFLVAYSDNVNVQESLQQYGQQKLLVSLPRKLKLLEVANVESSAYNGIMLRKRLLEGSAGKKRIGKEEEVMTTKRGTWREWVESPNKSEYFTMDYSWVRRRRPIHNKQIPLIP